The following nucleotide sequence is from Cucumis melo cultivar AY chromosome 1, USDA_Cmelo_AY_1.0, whole genome shotgun sequence.
AACTATACAAGATAGTTTCTATAAAATGGTTACAAAAGGACTTCGAAATCAAAGTCTAGAAGGAAACATGGGATATGACAAGGGCCCAAAAATTACTAGGATCCCTCTCCAACCCTATAAGCACTCTGTTAATCTAATCCCCCAAAGAACCCATAAAATAGTCCCCACCTGGATGAGACACAAAACGCAACGCTCCCTCGCGAGCAGATGCAGGAGAAACTCCCTACCATAACACTGGTATCCCTGTGTTGGGCCAGCAAGAAGCCAAACATCTAAAAGAAGTAATTCCAGATTCGCAACCTCACAACTCTAGAGAATAAGGGCCATGTCTTCCTCCTCCTGCCAATTTGAGCACATGTGTAGCACACTTTGCCAAAAGACTTAAAAAACCTATACAAGTATCATAGACCAAATAGACTCCCTAGCTTATCCTTTATAACACTTCCCTGTCTAATAATAGCTTTGTTTTTGACACACAAACTTGAAAGCACTCCTTGAAGTGCTGTCTTTTATCAGACATAATTTGAGGTCAAACAACTGTAAAATGGAAAAGAAACCGGTTTAAAAATCAACCACGCCCAATTACATTTCgatcaaatttttatttaatccAGACCAACATAAATGCAATAGAAGAAGCTCTACTTTTACTTATAGCAAACCTGCCAAGAGAAATGGTGCAAGATCTGGTGTTTGGAACATCCAAACGTAGTCAAAGAAAGTTGCGTTGACATTGAAGAAATAGAGCAATACATGAATTGTTTGTCCAGAAATATAGATCTGACCACAGATGAGTTactagaagaaagaaaagtcaAAGAGACAAATTAGTTAGTTACTTTCAAAATTGAAGTGGTTGATACAGTTAAGACAGCTCGATTCTTTGTGCAATTAAGTTCACTGCTGCATTGGCAGAAGAGAATGCTCCATGAAAACTTTCCTTATAGGAAATAGATTCCAATTCTCTTGCCATATTCAACAAAATTTCGCCTAGGTCCGTCGTTTTCTTTAACAAAGAATTATAGTATGAATTTGCAGCAACCTTGCTTATCTCTACATTAGTTTCCTCTGGACAGTACTCGTCATCTAACCATTTGTGCAAAGTAACCCTAAGCCACTCTGATTCctgacaaaaaaagaaaaacccaatTGATCAGTCATTAGAGGAAGGATTGAGGCGCACAAGTAGTTGAaacaaactttttaaaaaacgtgtatattaaaaggaaaaatttaACCATTAACTGGACAGCCATTATGCTAGATTAGTGAAAATAGCTACACTAAGACAGTAAATTGGATCGCCCAAACTTGTTGTTGCTATAAAAAACCATCGAGAAGAGTTTCCACAAGCTAATTAGACAAGTAGATTGATTCTAAATCGCTATATCGAAGAAACCAGCAAATCTAATAGGACATTTCAAGACGGATTTCCAATCTCCTTCACGTAAACTGCTCGAGAAGAAAGGTTAAAACTGTCTTGGATCATCAAAACAGCTGTAGACTTTGAAGCCTAATATCGTTGGTACTAACTTGAAAATCTTTCCCAGCTCATAAATCAAAATCCATTTAACATCCAGTGCAACACCATTTTTCTTTTCGAAAAATACATCAAAAGTCATGCCCACGTACTCTAGAGACCGTACAAATTTGTGTTCACAAGAACATTGTCTAATTCCCAATTAGATTTCATGAAGATAACAGTGTCATCACATCAcattcatcattcaaaaacatCAAGAATGCGCCATcgtcaacaaaaaaaaaaaaaaaaaaaaaaccaattatTACGTTAAAATCACAAAAATGAAGCTCGACAAGTAGCCTAAACAGAACGAAAATCAGAAGGAAGAAGCAATACCTCTAATGCCTTTGAAGGAACCGACCACTCATCGGGAACCCTGAGGCTTTCAACCTCTAGTTCGGGATCATCATCTTCCTCCCCATACGGTGGGCCATTTCGAATATAAGACCTGGAAGTTGTTTGAGCGTGCCAACGGCCATTGCTATGGAGAGTCTGTGGACAAAATTGTGGGAAATTGATGGCGCGCTTTCTGGAAGAGAATTGGGAGGAGAAATGGAAGGAAAAAGCAGAAGAATTTGTGATGGAAACGTGTTTACTTGGTGGAATCAAAATCAGAGACTCCATTTCTTGTTGTTTCTCTGTGCCAAGCTCCCCAAGCAGTTGATGGCAGGGGCGATTGAGACGTGTGGATATGATTTATCGGTGAAGTTTTCTTATTTTATCGTTATTTTTAACTTaagacaacaacaacaacaaagtaatcaaacaaataaataaggATAACAACCAAACACAAAATAAGGCACACATATGGTCATGTTGGTTTATTGTACCATATccttaaaacaaacaaataaaaactttAAACTAAATGGTCGGACTAACCACTTAGGAACGTTGCAATGTAACACCATGAGCATTCGTTATTACGCACGTGCCAAAACATAATATGCAACAATAACGTGATCACCAAGTCATATGAGATTAGTTCGTGGGATTTTATGTCTCGATTGATTATCCATCTAAAGTGACACAATTAgttgagttttgtttttttttaaaaaaaaaattgtattataGCATGATATTTTATAgaaaacacttttttttctttcacaaaaGCATGTCTCTTGTAGATATTCTAAAAGTATGCTTAAACGCATATAAAGAGTcaataataacaaataataaagtGAATGAATTCTTTGTAATATTGCCTTTACTAGCTTGAGATACCACTACAACGTAATTATTTTCGTACACTATCGACTAAAAACACGTATAAATAATAAAGGAACTAGGTTAGATTATCTTTCTGACCAACCTTTGTCACCATCAAACGAACTTGCACGATAGATCAATCAACTCTCTAAACAATAGTCCCAAGGCACACGACGTCTGATAAAGGGTGTAAGAGAGCACACAATCGAAGAGAGAGAAATGGTAGTGTTGTAGGGTTCGGGTTGACTTGTTGAGTCGATGGATCGATTATTGACACCATACAACATCAAATAACTACAACATCCCCATCACCTATATCTTCACACATATTGTAATAATTTGTCATAATGCATACTTATAAATAACTTCATTCGACCACCTcgatcatatatttttttgtgCGTTGGCTTAGCTGAATTAATCATTTATCGTTCTAACATAGACATCAAAATGCACAAATATTGGAACTAAGTCGGTGTGAAGATTTTTTAGGATCACcttgaaaaaaatcataaaaaaaccAGCGAGAAGCTGCCAAATATAAACCAacacaaatatttttttctctctctctctttttttctctttcaagcCCAACAATAAAATTGACTTGTAACTTTGAAATGCTAATGGACGTCGTATCGACTAAGCTTCGTTGGAATTAACAATAACTTCACGTAAAGAAATAAAACGTGGTTTAAGATCTTATAACCAAACCATTCACTTTTCATCAAAATTTGTGATATTTTTCTTGGGAGACGGGCCAAAGCCCGGCCCAATTTAGATGGGCCGCAGTCTTATTCCCAACAAGCCCACTGTTGGGTCAAAACTAGACATGGAGGCGCCAAAATTTCGCCGGGCTTTACCTAATCCTACATTTTCGTTTAAAGGATAAGGAATATCTCCGGCACTGACTCACCGTCTCCGACGGGATTTGTATGTAAAAGTTTCACATATCTCGCTCTCAGTTCCTCATTTCCTTAAGCTCCGAGCAATGGCTGCAGCAATGGCCAGCAGCTGTTTCTCTGCCTTCGACTCCGCCCTTAAATTCCGCTCCTCATTTCCC
It contains:
- the LOC103492727 gene encoding uncharacterized protein LOC103492727, with the translated sequence MESLILIPPSKHVSITNSSAFSFHFSSQFSSRKRAINFPQFCPQTLHSNGRWHAQTTSRSYIRNGPPYGEEDDDPELEVESLRVPDEWSVPSKALEESEWLRVTLHKWLDDEYCPEETNVEISKVAANSYYNSLLKKTTDLGEILLNMARELESISYKESFHGAFSSANAAVNLIAQRIELS